A genomic stretch from Ovis canadensis isolate MfBH-ARS-UI-01 breed Bighorn chromosome 5, ARS-UI_OviCan_v2, whole genome shotgun sequence includes:
- the LOC138440717 gene encoding small integral membrane protein 15-like produces the protein MFHLKARAEYVVEWAAKDPYGFLTRVILALTPLFLASAVRSWKLARMIEAREKEQKKKQKRQENIAKTKRLKKD, from the coding sequence ATGTTTCATTTAAAGGCTCGGGCTGAGTATGTTGTGGAATGGGCTGCAAAGGACCCATATGGCTTCCTTACAAGAGTTATTTTGGCTCTGACTCCACTGTTTCTAGCAAGTGCTGTGCGGTCTTGGAAATTGGCCAGGATGATTGAGGCCAGGGAAAAGgagcaaaagaagaaacaaaaacgtCAAGAAAATATTGCAAAAACTAAACGACTGAAAAAGGACTGA
- the LOC138440716 gene encoding LOW QUALITY PROTEIN: large ribosomal subunit protein eL31-like (The sequence of the model RefSeq protein was modified relative to this genomic sequence to represent the inferred CDS: substituted 2 bases at 2 genomic stop codons) — MAPAKRGSKKKGWSAINKVVTREYKHIDIHKHIHGVGFXKRAPXALREVQKVSMKEMGTPDVCTDTRFNKAAWAKGTRSVPHRICVWLSWKYNEGSPKKLYMLVTYVPVTTFKIYS; from the coding sequence ATGGCACCAGCAAAGAGGGGCAGCAAGAAGAAGGGCTGGTCTGCCATCAATAAGGTAGTAACCAGAGAATACAAGCATATTGACATTCACAAGCATATCCATGGAGTGGGTTTCTGAAAGCGTGCCCCATAGGCGCTCAGAGAAGTCCAGAAAGTTTCCATGAAGGAGATGGGAACCCCAGATGTATGCACTGACACGAGGTTCAACAAAGCTGCCTGGGCCAAAGGAACAAGAAGTGTCCCACATCGTATCTGTGTGTGGTTGTCCTGGAAATATAATGAAGGTTCACCAAAGAAGCTCTATATGTTGGTTACCTATGTACCTGTCACCACTTTCAAAATCTACAGTTAA